The Moorena producens PAL-8-15-08-1 genomic interval AGAGAAGGCAGCTGCTGTTGGTGTCCACCAGGCAGACAATAGCATGATGGGCAAGGTTAGTAGGAGTCCAACCCACAAGGATCGTTTGTGCATGATCAAAATTATTAGAGTACTTGTTAAGTTATATTACCTGTAACCGCTATCAGGTATAATATTAGGGCTGTAACCGCCAGAGTTTACGGCAAATTAATGAAGCAAGTCATGTTAAAATTAACATCATGTAACATATAGGCTGTATTCGTTGTAACTTAGGGAGTTGAAGACTCCGACATTCAACGTCTGACGGCAAAATCCTTTCGGAAACTCTGGCCTCATGTTTTCTAAGCAAATCACTGACTCGAAAGTATACGACTGGTTTGAGGAGCGTCTGGAAATTCAGGCACTTTCCGATGACATCACTTCAAAGTACGTACCTCCCCACGTTAATATTTTTTACTGCCTGGGTGGAATTACTCTAACTTGCTTTATAATCCAGTTCGCTACTGGATTTGCCATGACCTTCTACTACAAGCCGACGGTCGCTGAGGCATTTAGCTCTGTACAGTACATTATGACTGAAGTGAGCTTTGGCTGGCTGATCCGCTCTGTTCACCGCTGGTCTGCCAGCATGATGGTGCTGATGATGATTTTGCACGTCTTCCGGGTCTATCTGACTGGTGGTTTCAAAAAGCCCCGTGAACTGACCTGGGTGACAGGGGTAGTTTTAGCAGTAATTACCGTCTCCTTCGGTGTGACTGGCTACTCCTTGCCTTGGGACCAAGTTGGTTACTGGGCGGTCAAGATTGTATCTGGTGTTCCTGAAGCTATTCCCGTGGTTGGTTCTTTAATCGTTGAACTGCTGCGCGGTGGTACTAGTGTAGGTCAGGGTACCCTGAGTCGCTACTACAGTCTACATACCTTTGTTCTACCTTGGTTTATCGCTGTATTCATGTTGCTGCACTTCCTGATGATTCGCAAACAGGGCATTTCTGGTCCGTTGTAAATCTGTACTGACTAAAAGTCAGGAAAGTGTTAAAACTAAATGCAAACCTTCCTGCTGCCACCTGCTTACCTTTACTTATTAAGGAGAAGAATTTAAGCAATGTCAGTTCTTAAAAAGCCGGATCTAGACGATCCCATTTTACGTGCCAAACTAGCCAAGGGGATGGGTCATAATTATTATGGCGAGCCAGCTTGGCCTAATGACCTCCTCTACGTTTTCCCAGTGGTAATCATGGGTTCCATTGCTTTATGCATTGGTTTAGCTGTGCTTGATCCAGCTATGATTGGTGAGCCAGCAGATCCCTTTGCCACACCTTTAGAAATCCTCCCGGAATGGTATCTATATCCTGTTTTCCAAATTTTGCGCATTCTACCTAATAAACTTTTGGGTATTGCTGCTATGGGATCAGTTCCCTTGGGTCTGATGCTGGTTCCCTTCATCGAAGGTGTGAACAAATTCCAGAACCCATTCCGCCGTCCAGTGGCAACTACGGTATTTTTATTTGGTACCCTAGTCACCATCTGGCTTGGTGTTGGTGCTACCTTACCCATTGATCAGTCTTTGACTTGGGGTCTGTTTTAAGATAAGCCTAACCATCAGGCTGATCCTACAACTAGAGTTTTAACTAGAGTTTGTGGGATTTCCAGTGGTTAGTGATTAGTCCTTTAAAAAAGCTTTTGTCAAAATCCCACGTACTTTGAGCCGTGGGATTTTTGTTTGATAGGAATTTCCGAGAATTTCCTCCCTGCCAAGTATCGTAACCCTGTCTTTGATGGCTACAAGTGCTCCCTTGTTTTTCCCTAATATCCCTAATGCTTTTAGAAATACTTCGAGGCTAAGATAGGTGAATCGAATTCAAAACTAACGAATTTGAGCGACACACAGAAAACCGCATCTAACTACGTATTCATTTTTCTAGAGATTTTTGAGTGTGAAGGGGGCATCCAATCCTACGTCAAAGATATTTTCGAGGCATATTTGTCTGTTGCTGCTAAGTCTGTTAACAGTTCTAGGGCTGAAATATTTTTGCTGCGGGATGGTCTAGGTTGTGACAATCCCTTTGATGTCTACCCACTCAGATTCCATTACCTGAAAACCAAGCCTCCTGTCCTAGGGCGTGTTCGCTTAACACTAGCGCTGGGGTTTTATTTATGGCAAAAACGTCCCAAACACGTTTTCTGCGGTCATATCAAACTGGCTCCCCTGACTCAGCTGTTGTGCAATAGTCTGGGGATTCCCTATACAGTTTTGACCTATGGCAAAGAGGTGTGGAAACCTTTAGCCCTAAAAGAACGTAACGCCCTAGAGCGGGCAGCAGCAATTTGGACTATTAGTCGTTACAGTCG includes:
- the petB gene encoding cytochrome b6, producing the protein MFSKQITDSKVYDWFEERLEIQALSDDITSKYVPPHVNIFYCLGGITLTCFIIQFATGFAMTFYYKPTVAEAFSSVQYIMTEVSFGWLIRSVHRWSASMMVLMMILHVFRVYLTGGFKKPRELTWVTGVVLAVITVSFGVTGYSLPWDQVGYWAVKIVSGVPEAIPVVGSLIVELLRGGTSVGQGTLSRYYSLHTFVLPWFIAVFMLLHFLMIRKQGISGPL
- the petD gene encoding cytochrome b6-f complex subunit IV; this encodes MSVLKKPDLDDPILRAKLAKGMGHNYYGEPAWPNDLLYVFPVVIMGSIALCIGLAVLDPAMIGEPADPFATPLEILPEWYLYPVFQILRILPNKLLGIAAMGSVPLGLMLVPFIEGVNKFQNPFRRPVATTVFLFGTLVTIWLGVGATLPIDQSLTWGLF